A region of Pseudomonadota bacterium DNA encodes the following proteins:
- a CDS encoding YceI family protein, protein MKRLAALILAASLSVSSGPVLAAAQEYVMDPDHTQVVFMANHLGFSYVTGQFRAFDGRLILDQDKPENSSVSFNLKTDSVNTGHAGLDKHLRTKDFLNVEQYPTISFVSTRVEQTGPDDAKVEGNLTMLGVTKPVVLQIHHNRTAPHPFSPEKVISGFSATITVRRSDFGMSYGLPAVGDDVLVTVNAEASPAPGK, encoded by the coding sequence ATGAAACGTCTGGCCGCCCTGATCCTTGCTGCTTCCCTTTCTGTTTCTTCTGGTCCCGTCCTGGCGGCTGCCCAGGAATACGTCATGGATCCGGATCACACCCAGGTGGTGTTCATGGCCAATCACCTTGGCTTTTCCTATGTCACAGGCCAGTTCCGCGCCTTTGACGGCAGGTTGATTCTGGACCAGGACAAACCGGAAAACAGCAGCGTGTCCTTCAACCTGAAAACGGACAGCGTGAATACAGGTCATGCCGGACTGGACAAACACCTGCGGACAAAGGACTTCCTGAACGTGGAACAGTACCCGACCATTTCCTTTGTCAGCACCAGGGTCGAGCAGACAGGACCCGATGATGCCAAAGTAGAGGGAAACCTGACCATGCTGGGTGTGACAAAACCGGTTGTGCTGCAGATCCATCACAACAGGACAGCGCCACATCCTTTCAGCCCTGAAAAAGTGATTTCAGGCTTTTCAGCCACCATCACTGTCCGGCGCAGCGATTTTGGAATGAGCTATGGCCTGCCTGCTGTCGGGGATGATGTTCTTGTTACCGTCAACGCGGAAGCCTCTCCGGCTCCCGGCAAATGA
- a CDS encoding YceI family protein, with protein MMKFSAVVLFLACLAFPVHATEWILDKSQSRLGFTATQDGAPFTGGFRNFDARITFDPDQPGKASARVTIDTKSFYTGTPDRDSVAATKEWFDVTQFPEATFQSTSFSPTGDNGYMVEGKLTIRNISLPVKIPATITVDGDKAIAIGKLSLNRADFGIGQGQWATGNPVSLTVEVNFTINAVRAKGQ; from the coding sequence ATGATGAAATTTTCTGCTGTTGTCCTTTTTTTGGCCTGCCTGGCTTTCCCCGTTCATGCTACGGAATGGATTCTGGACAAGAGCCAGAGTCGCCTGGGTTTTACCGCAACCCAGGACGGCGCCCCTTTCACCGGCGGTTTCCGGAATTTCGATGCCCGGATCACTTTTGATCCGGATCAGCCCGGAAAAGCCAGTGCCAGGGTCACCATCGACACAAAATCCTTCTACACAGGCACGCCTGACCGGGATAGCGTTGCTGCGACCAAAGAATGGTTTGATGTGACCCAGTTTCCTGAAGCCACGTTCCAGAGCACGTCCTTCAGCCCCACAGGTGATAACGGATACATGGTGGAGGGCAAGCTGACCATCCGGAACATTTCCCTGCCGGTCAAAATCCCCGCCACCATCACAGTGGACGGGGACAAGGCCATAGCCATCGGAAAACTGTCCCTGAACAGGGCTGATTTCGGGATCGGACAGGGCCAGTGGGCGACAGGCAATCCTGTCAGTCTGACCGTCGAGGTCAACTTCACCATCAATGCTGTCCGCGCCAAGGGGCAATAG
- a CDS encoding ComEC family competence protein, which translates to MSLSALLAAERDRWLLWLPVFLGLGIWVYFVLPREPSALAGPSACGLFCGLLWLSRRHMGLILACAATLATCAGFTAAQIRTGIVYTPILERETAPSPVKGILSGVEKLDSGWRLTLEDVRMARLPPERTPREVRIRMSGKDTVPPLGSLVEIMAVLSPPSDPAEPGAFDFRRHAFFLGLGGVGYAVSGVRILHEPEISWLNTVPAALESARRHMAVRIQEAMEQPSRGIVHALMTGEQTAIPADTLQAMRISGLSHLLSISGMHIGMVAGSLFFLVRALLALFPAIALRMPIKKWAAAAGILAALAYTILVEYPVPAQRSALMSSLVLFAIIVDRSALSMRVLAIAATGILLVLPESLLSISFQMSFAAVAALIATYEALQGRIIAWRRDSGIMGRAALYCGGVLLTSVVASLATAPFALYHFQQITLYGLLSNMAAVPVTGFVIMPAILVAYALMPLGLDLWPLKVAGWGTDIVVAIAHWTAAMPWARLSAPVMPGAGLALLVIGGLWICLWKRPWRRLGALPFIAGFFSLLFIHRPDILVSGDGKLVGLRDSRGNLVLSSSLSGKFEAGIWNQRDGRPATRETWPASGQSRDGSIACDALGCLYHRNGYTVAIIRDTGAAEDCFRADIVISPLKPLKGCPAPLVIDRRSLQKSGAHSLTLDPDDATTEVTRHPDIHRPWTPPEKPPRQYRRNSADSRP; encoded by the coding sequence GACCGGTGGCTTCTGTGGCTGCCGGTCTTTCTGGGCCTTGGCATCTGGGTCTATTTTGTCCTTCCGCGTGAGCCATCCGCCTTGGCCGGACCTTCTGCCTGTGGCCTTTTCTGCGGTCTGTTGTGGCTGTCGCGCAGGCATATGGGGCTGATCCTGGCCTGTGCCGCTACCCTTGCCACGTGTGCCGGATTTACAGCCGCGCAGATCCGCACCGGAATTGTATACACCCCGATTCTGGAGCGGGAGACAGCCCCCTCCCCCGTCAAGGGCATCCTGTCCGGTGTGGAAAAGCTGGATTCAGGATGGCGCCTGACGCTGGAGGATGTGCGTATGGCCCGCCTGCCACCGGAGCGCACACCACGTGAGGTGCGGATCCGCATGTCTGGAAAGGACACAGTGCCGCCGCTGGGTAGTCTGGTGGAGATCATGGCCGTACTCTCCCCACCTTCTGACCCGGCAGAACCCGGCGCTTTTGATTTTCGCCGCCATGCCTTTTTTCTGGGCCTGGGAGGAGTTGGGTATGCGGTTTCTGGAGTAAGGATCCTGCATGAGCCGGAAATTTCATGGCTTAACACTGTTCCGGCCGCACTGGAATCAGCCAGGCGTCACATGGCTGTGCGTATCCAGGAAGCGATGGAACAGCCCTCCCGGGGCATTGTCCACGCCCTGATGACGGGGGAGCAGACAGCCATCCCGGCCGATACCCTGCAGGCCATGCGCATATCAGGCCTGTCCCACCTGCTGTCCATTTCCGGCATGCACATTGGCATGGTGGCCGGAAGCCTGTTTTTTCTGGTCCGGGCCCTGCTGGCCCTGTTTCCGGCCATTGCCCTGCGCATGCCCATCAAGAAATGGGCGGCGGCAGCGGGCATTCTGGCCGCGCTGGCCTATACCATCCTGGTGGAATATCCGGTTCCAGCCCAGCGCTCGGCCCTCATGTCCAGCCTGGTCCTGTTCGCTATTATCGTGGACCGCAGTGCCCTGAGCATGCGGGTCCTGGCCATCGCCGCCACTGGCATCCTGCTGGTCCTGCCGGAAAGCCTTCTCAGCATCAGTTTCCAGATGTCCTTTGCCGCTGTGGCCGCGCTGATCGCTACATACGAGGCGCTGCAGGGCCGGATCATTGCATGGCGCCGGGACAGCGGCATTATGGGTCGCGCAGCCCTGTACTGCGGCGGAGTCCTGCTCACATCCGTGGTGGCCAGCCTGGCGACGGCACCCTTTGCCCTGTACCATTTCCAGCAGATAACCCTGTATGGCCTGCTGTCCAACATGGCCGCAGTTCCTGTCACAGGATTCGTGATTATGCCGGCCATCCTGGTGGCCTATGCCCTGATGCCACTGGGGCTGGACCTCTGGCCCCTGAAAGTGGCTGGGTGGGGAACGGATATTGTGGTGGCGATTGCCCACTGGACAGCTGCAATGCCCTGGGCCCGGCTCAGCGCACCGGTCATGCCCGGTGCAGGTCTTGCCCTTCTCGTAATTGGCGGCCTGTGGATCTGCCTGTGGAAAAGACCATGGCGCCGGCTGGGCGCCCTTCCCTTCATAGCAGGATTCTTCAGCCTTCTTTTCATACACCGGCCGGACATTCTGGTTTCAGGAGATGGAAAGCTGGTGGGCCTGCGGGACAGCCGGGGCAATCTTGTCCTGTCCTCCTCCCTGTCCGGAAAGTTTGAGGCGGGAATATGGAACCAGCGGGACGGACGCCCGGCCACCCGTGAAACCTGGCCTGCTTCAGGACAGAGCAGGGACGGAAGCATCGCCTGTGATGCCCTGGGCTGCCTGTATCACAGGAATGGCTATACCGTTGCCATCATCCGGGATACCGGCGCCGCCGAAGACTGTTTCAGGGCGGATATAGTCATCAGCCCCCTCAAACCCCTGAAGGGTTGCCCTGCTCCTCTGGTCATTGACCGCCGAAGCCTGCAGAAAAGCGGGGCTCACAGTCTGACCCTGGATCCGGATGATGCCACCACAGAAGTCACGCGGCATCCGGACATCCACAGACCCTGGACCCCGCCGGAAAAACCGCCCCGTCAGTACCGCCGGAACAGCGCCGACAGCAGGCCCTGA
- the lexA gene encoding transcriptional repressor LexA: MLTRKQLELLHFLHRRLRETAVCPSFEEMKEALNLKSKSGIHRLIGALEERGFVRRLPHRARALEILRVPEAKPGKQELAPDLRPASKGRGEKASVAAVVAAAAQAAVSLPLYGRIAAGLAIEAVSDPGQTIDVPSSMVGRGRYYALEVSGDSMIEAGIMDGDIAIIRHTDTAREGDIVVALVNDGEVTLKRLGPPGRNVVLQPANRNYKVQVYPAGHVRIQGLLSALFRRY; encoded by the coding sequence ATGCTGACCAGAAAACAGCTTGAACTGCTTCACTTTCTTCACCGTCGCCTGCGGGAGACGGCTGTGTGTCCTTCCTTTGAGGAGATGAAGGAGGCCCTGAACCTGAAGTCCAAATCCGGAATCCATCGCCTGATCGGTGCTCTGGAGGAACGGGGATTTGTCCGCCGCCTGCCTCACAGGGCAAGGGCGCTGGAGATCCTGCGGGTCCCGGAGGCAAAACCCGGAAAACAGGAACTGGCTCCCGATCTGCGGCCGGCGTCAAAGGGCAGAGGAGAAAAGGCTTCTGTTGCAGCTGTTGTGGCTGCGGCGGCCCAGGCTGCGGTGTCCCTTCCCCTCTACGGGCGTATTGCGGCCGGTCTGGCCATCGAGGCAGTCAGCGATCCGGGACAGACCATTGACGTTCCTTCCTCCATGGTGGGCCGTGGCCGGTACTATGCACTGGAGGTTTCCGGGGATTCCATGATCGAGGCGGGCATTATGGACGGGGATATCGCCATCATCCGGCATACGGATACAGCCCGGGAAGGGGATATCGTGGTGGCCCTGGTCAACGATGGTGAGGTGACGCTGAAGCGCCTGGGGCCGCCGGGCCGGAACGTCGTCCTCCAGCCGGCCAACAGGAACTACAAGGTTCAGGTATATCCCGCCGGGCATGTCCGGATTCAGGGCCTGCTGTCGGCGCTGTTCCGGCGGTACTGA